One genomic segment of Hordeum vulgare subsp. vulgare chromosome 2H, MorexV3_pseudomolecules_assembly, whole genome shotgun sequence includes these proteins:
- the LOC123429609 gene encoding peroxidase 2-like: MANKLAIVISCAMLLAAACHGLEVGYYRSTCPRAEALVRAEVKKAVRADAGSGAGIIRMLFHDCFVEGCDASVLLDPTAANPQPEKLGAPNNPSLRGFEVIDAAKGAVERACPGVVSCADIVAFAARDASYLLSHARVSFHVPAGRLDGRRSVANDTLLFLPGPTSNLSTLVSGFATKGLSAEDMVVLSGAHSIGRSHCSSFVPDRLATQSDIGAPLASLLRRRCPASPTTANDPTVVQDFVTPRKLDNQFYRNVLARRVLFTSDAALLSSRDTGRMVRANARFPASWEKKFAKAMVKMANIEIKGSGVGEVRKNCRLVN, translated from the coding sequence ATGGCTAATAAGCTTGCCATTGTCATCTCATGCGCCATGCTCCTAGCCGCGGCGTGCCATGGCCTCGAGGTGGGCTACTACAGAAGCACGTGCCCCAGAGCCGAGGCACTGGTGCGCGCCGAGGTGAAGAAGGCCGTGCGCGCCGACGCCGGCTCCGGCGCGGGCATCATCCGCATGCTCTTCCACGACTGCTTCGTGGAGGGCTGCGACGCCTCCGTGCTGCTGGACCCGACGGCGGCGAACCCGCAGCCAGAGAAGCTGGGGGCGCCTAACAACCCCAGCCTTCGGGGCTTCGAGGTGATCGACGCGGCCAAGGGCGCCGTCGAGCGCGCCTGCCCTGGCGTCGTCTCCTGCGCCGACATCGTCGCCTTCGCGGCCCGCGACGCGTCCTACCTCCTGAGCCACGCGAGGGTGAGTTTCCACGTCCCCGCGGGCCGGCTCGACGGGCGCAGGTCCGTCGCCAACGACACGCTCCTGTTCCTGCCCGGCCCGACCTCGAACCTCAGCACCCTCGTCTCCGGCTTCGCCACCAAGGGCCTCTCCGCCGAGGACATGGTGGTGCTCTCCGGGGCGCACTCCATCGGCCGGTCCCACTGCTCCTCCTTCGTCCCGGACCGCCTCGCCACCCAGTCCGACATCGGCGCACCGCTAGCTAGCCTCCTGCGCCGGCGGTGCCCGGCCAGCCCGACCACCGCCAACGACCCGACGGTGGTTCAGGACTTCGTGACGCCCAGGAAGCTCGACAACCAGTTCTACAGGAACGTGCTGGCCCGTAGGGTGCTCTTCACGTCCGACGCAGCGTTGCTGTCCTCGCGGGACACGGGGAGGATGGTGCGCGCCAACGCCAGGTTCCCGGCGTCGTGGGAGAAGAAGTTCGCCAAGGCGATGGTGAAGATGGCCAACATTGAAATCAAGGGCAGCGGCGTCGGCGAGGTCAGGAAGAACTGCCGCCTCGTCAACTAG